GTGTTACTGCTCTTCATGAGACTGTTGGGAGAGGTCATATGGATACTATTAGATTGTTACTTGACTCTGGAGCGGACCCATGCTGGGTTGATGCTCAAGGAAGATCATATCTAGATCTTGCAAAGGAAGCTCTTGGTAGCGATGACGAAGAGACTATACTTATTAGAGACGCTGTtgataaaaagaaaaagattcCTGGCAAAAAAGATCAAACATCGTCGTCGAGTTCCAGTTCTGCTTCGAATTTGATCAAATCGAAATCTGACGTTGAAAAAAGACGGAAAGTAAGTGACGACCATGAAATCCCGCCTGATCGTATCAAAAAGAGAAAGCTTCAGAAAGTTGAAAAGATTGACAAAGCTGAGAAGGCTGAAAAGGCTGAAAAATCTGAAAAAGCTAAAAGCCGAATGGAATCTCCAGCCAGGGTCAAGGAAGAGCCATCTAGCGATGTTAGAAGTCGACAACTCGATGAGAAAGCTAAAGCTGAGGCTGCAGAATCGGCTGCTCGTGAACTTCGTAAACAACAggaagctgctgctgagaaaAAAGCAAGGGAAGAGGCTGCTCTAGCTGAGAAGAAACGGTTAGAAGAAATTGAGAGAGAACGATTGAAAGAATTAGAACGTAAGCGTGCTGAGGAAGCTGAAATTAAGcgtgctgaagaagctgagaaAGCACGACAGGCTCGGGAAGCCGAACGGCgagcagaagaagaaaagcgCCGAATTCAGAAGGAAAAGGAACGAGAGCTTGCTCGCAAACGAGAAATCATTGCCGCTCAAAAGGAAAGAGAACGCAAGGAAAGAGAGTTCCAAATGCTCAAGagtcttgaagaagaggagaatCGCCGgaaagaaaagatcaaGCGCGAACAAGAGCTTGAAGCAGAACGATTGCGTCAATTGCAAATTGAGGAAGAGCGTAAGAAAGCTCTGGAAGCTGAACAGGAACTCGACCGACAGCGTATGTTGCAGCTTCAACAGGAAGCTGAGGCAAGAAAGAATTTCCCCTATGCAATTCGCATGGCCACCTATGGACCCAAACAATTGGACGAAATGATGTCTTTCTTTCCCATTCTGGTCCATTCTGTGGTACCCGACACTTCGTACTTCTTGGACATTCAGGTCTCATTGCTACTGGGCCTTCCTAATGTCCATCAATCCTGTAAGTTATATGTCGCAGTTCAGACTTAAACTCGATCATTACTAACATTTTTAGATCCTAATCTCACCAAGATTGCTCTTACCCCGCTGCAACAAGAACGGGTGTGGGGTTTAATTGTTCCGTGGCTCTGCCAACCAGTCAACCAGTTTGAAGATATATCCATAAATGAGATTTTGCACGAGCGacaagaagagaagcaaaagTTTATGGCCATGTCCTTGTTTTGGCTGAAAGATATAGAAGTCGCAGAAACGATTTTCAAAAATGAAAGCCCCTCACTTTACGAATGCTATCAATCCAATATTGTTAAGATTGACATTGATTATGAACCTGAAGAGCGTTGGACCCCTCCAGTGCCCGTTGCACGCCCAGCACTGATTCtgaacagaagaagcaatgTACCATTGCGTACTCAAATGAAGCTATATGCTATGAATAATCGCACTGGCTCTGGTTGGGTGTAACGAACTGTATACTATTATTACCAcccttatttattagcTCTTTTTATTTCCCTTTTAACCACGCTCTGATTTTATTGTGTATGACTAATTATATTCTATGTTTAGTATTCTGCTTCTGACCGCCATTAGTAGTTCATTAGTTTATTTGTTACATGCTATACAATAGGAATGCCAGGATGAGGGTCACACGAAGCTGACCTTAAAACCCATGCGTGCAGTCTCACTAAGTTTTCTCCAAACATTATTAACTATCCTTCTCGCCCGTTCCCGTGCTAATGGATTAGATACTGAGAGAACAATTATAATAAAGAATGCAATTATCTTCCAAACCATGGCAGACTGAACAATGGCAGTGGCTCGTCGCCTCCAATAGAAAATAAGCGAATCAAAACTTCTCACAGGATTCGATGACCGTGGTGGAGTCGGAGATGCTGTTCTCCGAGGACCCAACCCAGACGACGAAAGAGAATTCACTGATGACTGTTGATGCTCTAGAGAGGTTTTCTGTtccagttgctgctgctgctgctgttgctgttgtaattgtttctgttgctgGCGTTGTTGTTGTACTAGTCGTTCATGCTTCCTCTTAGCTTCTTCTCGAAGGGCCTCCATTTGTTTTCTCTTGGAatcctcctcttcctttttctgcttcttctttaccAAATTCTCTTCTGACTTGATAAGCTGCCTTCTCTTTTCCTCTTTGACGTGGGAATCATAAAACTGGCTAGACTCTATCATTTCCCTGGCTAGATCGTACTCATTACGGAGGGGAAGTACCTTTAAAATGTATAGATCCAGCACCTTCAGATATTCGTGACGATATGTATCGTCAAATGATTGAACCAAATCCGACATAGATGAAAGGTATAATTCTAATGACTCTGATACCATGCTTAAAATTGAGTTATTAGTGGTTCCATGCCGTATGGTTAGAGACGTTAATCcaaaaacaatatcagGGGGGGCTGAAGACAAGGAACCACCAAATTCATTTTCAACCTGCTTCCATAATGATCCATCAGTAATTTTCTTTACTAATTCTAAACGAACTTTTTTTGGCCATGAACTTGAAACAGAGTTTGTGCCTGATAtcgaagatgatgaggatgatgaagaagacgacggTGATCTAGTCGAAGCCTCTTCCTGTTgtctagcagcagcatctaGTAAGACAAAGTATAACTTCCAGCTTTTGATCCAAGTTTTTTCGGATAATTGACCAGTTCTTCTCAATTCTTTGGCATCAGCAAGTAAAGGCTCTAATGTATTAAGTGAATCAACAAAGCTCTTAGTGAGAAATAATTTGGCTGCTCTTTGATAAGTTTCGGTTGCTACGGAGGCAGTCGATGAGACAATAAAGGATCCAGACATGGAAGATTCCAAGCTGCTACTATTTTGTAAATTCGCCATGGCCACAACTTGAGATCATTAGCAGAAACCGTTAGTTGGTCAGAGATCAGCTTTCATTTGGTCGGTTAAATGCAAATCTGGGGTTACCTGCCGCCTCGGTAAAGGATGCAATGCGGCTGATCAACTATCCATATGCCGTCTCCGCAAGAAGCGGAGTACAAACCTCGATGTTTGTAGCGGCCATGTTATTTCctatcaaaagaaaaatattttaaacaataaataaacttATATTATCTATATATCCCACTCTATTGCTTTAAAAGCCCACACCATCGTGATTTTGGATACCTTTTAGATAGCACACTGTGGGATGTGTATACATTGAATGTGCCAGGAACCCATATAACCTTAACTAATTTCTATGTGCAACAAAACAGAATCTGGCAAAAACTCCTGTCGATTACATTCAAACTGAAAtctattttcaagttcagtCGGCAGAATAACCCATCCATATCAGACCAGCAGCTCATCTGCAGGGGCCATGCAGGGTCTCCCTAACTTAAACTCAAAGCAGGCATCACCACTCTATGAGTATACTCATAAGCATTTAAAAGTCCAATTCCATGACACACTGCAGCAAATACTACCAGAACATGGAATACCTGGTGAGAATGACCCCAGATATCGAAAGCTGTAACTACGTTAGCGAAACAACCTTGAGAATTTGAAAGTATTGGCCACCGTAGCTGAATTAAGCCAGCGATCTGGTATTCTCCTGCGAATCAGGAGCcacgggatctggggcagaCCCCAGCCATTGGAGGCACATGCCACCCAGCTAATGTTTACTTACAACCAGGACTGAACCTCTCAGGAATACGTGCAGCATATAAAGCAGCTCCTAGAACATAAAGACCGCCCTCCCAAAAAATCCATTTGGCCTGAATTCGTCTGCTACACTCTTCAAACTTTCCAGAGTTAGTATTCCCTCTAGCTTTTGGGGCGCAATATTCTTACTTACGCCATATACGTTAATTCCTACCAGTAATGGTAATACTCCACTGAGACCATAGGCTACGAACATGCTTGCTCTAAAGGGTCTCCAATCAGGGCTTCTAAATTTATCCACCAAAGATACCATGGCACACACAACACCTAACAGCGAAATTAAACCCCATAGTAACAGTCTCAGATAGTGATGGTCAAATAAGCCGTAGTAAATAATAGACGTCATGGAAGTATGGATCAAGATTACAATCCCGAGGTAGTCTAGTTTGTTCCCGAAGACAGCGACTTGGTGGCTATGCGATTTCATACAATGATAAACACCACTCATTCCCAAACACGTTACACAACCAAGACCAAAACATGCAAGGGCCAAATGGTCTCGCCAGGTGGTAGTGTTGAACCTCGGAGCCAGACTGTCAATGACGATAAAGCAGCATATCAGAAAGAGTACGCTGGGGATCAAAtgtgaataaatattgcCTGTACTGTTAATGAATGATTCGCTCGGTTCTGTTATAACAGATAAATAATGGCATTTCTCACATACCTGTTTCATTGTGAATGTATCCAAGACTtttgaagctcttcaagTAACTCTTAGTTTCACGAACATAACCCGACTGTATATAATGATTGTCACGCTGCCATTCAGGCAGATCATCCCAATGACACAAGTGTGCTATACTATCGATAACCTCGTCTACTTTCGACTCAACCTGCTCCAGAGCAGTTTTTTTAGTTGTACGACGTTTAACAGTTGACATTTCAGCGTTTGTTGAAGTTGCGTGAGTTGCCTCGGATGATCCTTTTTGTTGGATAACCTCAAGGGTGaatcttatcttatcgaGCGATAAGGGTTCGGAAACGTGAGATATGCAGGGGAAGCAATGTCGACGTTTGACTTTATTTGATTAGTTTCTTTATTCTATAACAAGTTCACACTAATTACCTACCTACAGAATATTAATGGAGTAATTAGGAAGGATGAGGGTGTATAAAAGCCAACCGAAGGACTTGTTGGCTCAACACTCTCAAAGTTAGTAGTTCTAGGATCAAGTCGTAGTGATCCATTGTCAATAGCGTCTCAATCTATTGAGAATTGGTATAGCACTATATGAAAGATATTTCTGGTGGAACCCACTCACTATATCACAAAATTCCGAAACCTATTGCCATATAGGAAATACTCTAGAGCTTGCATATAAATAGTTCTATCATGCAGGGGGGGCAGGTTAATGTCGCATGATCATGCATATCGGCAGTAGTAAGAGTAATCAGCAAAGAGACCGCACCAGTGTGGTTATTTAGCAATAACTGTGAACTTGAGTTAATTCTAGGATTCTATATCTGTGCAATCTGAACCTGATCAGTTATTTTATATCGCTATTTGTAATAAACAGTGTTTTCTATATTTCAGGTTAGAAAGAAGATCAGAAAATTGTTCAGATCTCGGTACACTTCAATGTGAATTACTAGTTCGAAACATAAAGCAACAGAGATCCAGATAAACGAAAATTCTGGTTAAAGACAGTCGAGAATACTAAACTACTGCGGCTAGTCAGACCCAAATTCTCCTATTCTCATCCTAAACCATGCACAATGAACTGAAATATGCAGGGAAGACGTCCGTCCATGCAAGGGAATGTTCAGTCCATGCAAGGAAACAGTTTAGCTTTGTAAGGGAATACTAATATTTCCAGTCAATGACAGCTTGAACTTTCTATTCTCCAGTGTAGATACAtgtttatttgatttaCTCGACATCGTTGCGAACTATCTGTCCATTGAGCTCTGGTAGTTatcgatttcttttttttgacatCTAAGATGACCAAACGTTTATCGAACTATCTACAAATTGCATACCTTACTAAATTAATTGTGCCCTTTAACAATCCACAGCGAACATTTTTTTATGTCGACAGCCGCCATACCAAATAAATTTTATAGCATGACCATTGTGACAGTCAATTAAGGGGaagttttcaaaatattttcagaaTGCTAAAACAATTGTCAATGAAATCTACAGATAATCCACCAGCTATAACCACAATACACTATATTTTTCGACAGCATCTAAATATCGGACATTCTTTTATCAGAAAAGCTTAATTTTTGCGGATATAGAACAAAGACTATATGTAATTGTCAACTGAACTGCTTTAGCTGGATACCTGTGGAGTCTTGAGCCGGCAGTCAGCGGTCCGTAAAATTAATTTCAATGAACTCGGCAAGCGGTCGGCATCCAATTTATAAGTAGGTATACAATTCAATTCAGTAGCCAACGAAGTACACTAAAAAATGTAGGAGTGTCCATTTCACCAGACTCCGAGTAACGACCATGGCGGTCAAGCAATTGTCTAAATGCAGTACCGCCCTGACGCCGAACTCGGCTGATGGCTTGAAGCAGATGTGGAGCCAGATGGTGGGGGGAGATCAAGCGCGACAGCGGGTAGAATCTACGCAGACGCAGAGATATGGGTATGTCTCAGGCCACTGTCCTATCAATGAAAAGCAGTCTATCCGATAACTTTGAAAGATAAAAGTGTCAGGTTGTGATCCGATCAAAATTGGATCTGAAAATTGATTTCTGagaacaacaaacaaaagtaGTAGTGGTGATAATCATAAATTAGACAAATATCGAGACTAttgaaatttgaaaagGAAGTCGAACGGGGTAAAACTGCTTGGACTGATCTAGATATAACAGTCATCAAACATGGGGTATATCATTACAGACGTAAGTACGATGACACACAGATTACAAGACGCAACAGAAATTGGAGTTCCAACAAAGAAATTAAACTCCGTAACTTGATGCAGAGTATCTAGCGATTCGGTTAATGGGCCAAATTCACCAGGAATCGAGGTATTTTTCCGCGTAGCGGAAAAActacgggtccgggcggagcccggccgccggaggcttGTGGCCATATACCCTCTTTACCAGTCAAATAGTGTAGAACAGGAACCTAACAAACGGCTACAGAGCGATAACTCGCGGATCTGCGTGATTATGGTGGGTTTGCCAGCGCGAGGGAAGTCGTTGATTGCACAGAAGATAGTCCGGTATCTGTCATGGCTGTCAATTAAGGCCAAATCGTTCAATGTTGGATCGTACCGAAGAATGGAGGCCGCACAGCCATCGGCGTTGTTTTTCGATGCTCATAATGAAGAAGGTGCTAGGTTGAGACGACAGGCTGCAATTCGAGCCATTGAGGATATGTTGAAGTGGTTCAGTGAGGAGGACGGTGTAGTGGGCATTCTGGATGCCACGAACTCGACTAAACAGAGAAGACAGTGGATCCAAGATCTTCTTGTGAAACAGGGAATTGAACCGATGTTTGTTGAGAGTTGGTGCGATGACCAGGAGCTTATCATGCACAATATCATGGACGTCAAAACATGCTCTCCAGATTATACTGGCCAAGATCCCGATGAGGCTGCTAAAGATTTTATGgaaagaatcaaaaaatacGAAGAAGTTTATGAGACTATCAATGATGAGAGCTTGACATATgccaaaatcatcaatgtCAACTCACAAGTGATTATCAACCGGATCCAGTCGTATGTGCAATCACGCATCGTTTACTATCTCATGAACCTGCATAtcaaaagaagatgcaTTTATCTCAGTCGACACGGTGAGTCTGAATTCAACCTGACTGGCCAGTTAGGAGGCGATTCTAACCTGTCTCCCCGTGGAGATTTGTATGCTCACAAATTGCCCCAGCTCGTCAAGGAGGCTGTTGGCGATCAGCCATTGACGGTGTGGACGTCGACTTTAAAAAGAACCCAGCAGACGGCCCGTTTCCTGCCGTACCGTCAAATGCAATGGAAAGCATTAGACGAGCTGGATGCCGGCGTTTGTGACGGAATGACTTATGAAGAGATAAAGCAAGAGTACCCTGAAGACTTTGAGGCCCGAGACGCCAATAAATTCGAGTACAGATACCGCGGTGGAGAGTCTTACCGTGACGTTGTTGCTCGTCTTGAACCTATTATTATGGAACTCGAACGACAGGAAAATATCATGATTGTTACCCATCAGGCAGTTCTTCGTTGTATTTATGCCTATTTCATGAACGTGCCTCAAGACCGCTCTCCCTGGATGGATGTGCCACTTCACACACTTATCCGTCTTGAACCCCGTCCCTACTCCACTCTCGAAACCCGTGTTCCTGCCAACATTCCTGCCGTGTCCACATATCGTGAAAAGGGCTCCACTGTCCTCGCTGCCCCTACGAAATAGCACAATACATAAATATTTGAATACGGTCTTGAATCGTTTGGGGGaggttctgcctccggcggctggggctctgccccagaccccgtggctcctctcgctttgctcgagtcgagaaGTGTGATTCCCAAGATTTTTCTCGAGAGCATTGGCGGGTGGATGCAGAGTCCCTGCATATCGCATATGTAGGGACTACTTGCTTGATGAGACTGTGCATATGCCAGATAAAGTTTGTTAATTAAAGTAAATACGCCATAAATACTGTGTGATTAGTGCACTGTGAGATCTCAATTATCgtcttatatatatattggtCCTATTTGATTTGTCAGTGATCGGTGTTAAATATCATCTTTAGATAGCGACTGTCAGCCTCGCGATGATCTAGATGAACATGTTAGAGCCTCTCATCACATGTGCACCAGAATAGTTCGCTTCTCACTCGCGAACCAAGCTCTGGTCACGGTCATGAGTGAACAAGATCCTGGCGACGCGAGTTTGGCTGGTGGAGCTATTGGCTACGATCTAATATCGGGTCAAGCTCTAGAATCAAAAGCTTGGGGTATAGAGGAGGATCTCAATGATCAGCAATTAAGGGCGGTACAGCTGCCGGTAGATGCCAATATTCAAGTCATTGCTGGTCCTGGCACTGGCAAAACAAAGACTCTTGTCAATAGATTGCTGTATATACTCACTGAATATAACGTGCCACCTGAGAAAGTTCTTGTTTTGACGTTTACTAATAGAGCAATTCACATATTTCGAGAAAGTCTGTTTAAACTGGCACCTGCAATTGCGCCTCAGGTCGAGATTCATACATTCCATTCTTATTGTCAATCTTTAATTAGTGACCATTGGGAAGAGGTCGGGCTTCGTCCTGGATGGACAGTAGCAGATGATATGGACCAGGAGTATATTTTGACCGAAGTGATTAAGGAGACTGTAGGAAGTCATACTACAGCAAGGGAGTTCCGTGTGCTTTCCAACAAACTTCATACTTATAAAAGAAGTCTTCTCAATAAATCAGCAAAGCGTGATTCAAAGTTGGATGAGATTTTGACGAAATACGAGACACGATTGGCTGGCTGTAATATGCTTGACTATGACGGCATTCTAAAACTAGGCTACCGCTTGGCTGAGAAATATTCCAAAGCTCCTGAAAGcgataaaaataaatatttctcGGCCCTGCTTATTGATGAATTCCAGGATGCGAACCTATTTCAGTGGGATTTAACTTGTTTAATCGCGAAAGGAAGTGCTTCAATAACTATAGTCGGTGATCCAGACCAGTCAATATTCAGTTTTCAGGGGGCTAGCTCGAATCTGTTGGATATTATGAAAAAACAGCTATCCGATGTACGAACAGTCGTTTTGACACAAAACTACCGTTCTAGTCAAGAaattgttgatgctgcttcGGCCATGATCCGTGAAGATTCCCATTTTCTTGGCGACGAGCAGATGCCGGTCGGTCTGTTCACCGGTCCTAAACCAATCTTCAAAAAGAGTCTCGACTCTACAAGCGAAACAGTATGGGTAGCTAATACAATCCATCATTTGACTCATAAAGAGAATGTCGAACCTTCATCTATAGCAGTTCTTGTTCGAACAAACGGACGTAAGGACTCGGTGGCTGCTGGATTACGGCAGAGAGGTATCGAAGTAGCTATCTACGGACCCTTATCCTTACTAAAGTCGCCTTATATTCGACCACTATACTCTTTTCTGAAGTTCATCCAGAATTTTGAGCAAGATATCCAGCTTCTGTATATGCTCCGAAATCCGAACAAGATCCTGAGTCCCAAGCAGATATCGGAAGCCCAATCTTTCTCGAGGTCGAGGGGGTTGCCTCTATGGGAAGCTTTACAGCAGAACCAACTGTGGCTAAGACAACCTACCACTCGTGTtaacaaatccaaaaaaccTCACGGACCCCCCGACCTTGATCAGTTCATATCAGTAATCAACAAATCAGCAGATATCATTCACTCTAACGTTCACGACTCTGAATCGCTTGTCGAGGGCCTTCAACTCGTATCCCAGTATCTCAGCTGGCCCACTCGTTATGGCGACAAAGCACATGTCAAGCAGCAAGAGCTTTTCGAcctcatcaccagcataGCCCCACTGCTAAAAGACGAGTCTACATCCCTCTCGTCCTCCCTTCTCGCACACACTCGTCTCCAGGACATTGCAGCGAAACCCGGCGAGGTGGTAGTATCGACGATTCACAATGCTAAAGGTAGGTTGCAacattgcctccggcggctggggctccgccccagaccccgtggctcctgcttcgcaggagagtgCTGGGAacgtcgacgcaacgactcgagcgcagcgagaggagcagcggggtctggggcagagccccagccgccggaggcaccgtACCGGATGTAACTAACCGTCTAGGATTGGAGTGGGATACCGTGTTTGTCATGGACGCTACGGATAACAGCTTTCCGCACTTCATGTCTGAGTcggagcaggaggagcGTAGAGTGCTCTACGTTGGGCTCACAAGAGCTAAGTGTGAGTATGATGATGTGTGTAGTGGAAGTGTTTTTACTAACAATTAGCTCGTTTATTTGTGTCGTATCCTGTGCTGAAGGACTGGGCTGATGGAGAGTCTAAAGTTTCTCGGTTCTTGTCACCCAATGTCCTTTCGAACTTTACTATTGATTACGCTGAGGGTTATACGACCTCGTCTCAGAGAAAAATGGTTGCTCGCTTCGAGAGTTGTAAGTATTGTTAGTTTGGATCAGAAGGTTTGATGCTAACGTGGTGCAGTTAACAAGGTCAGAAAAGACTTTCCGAACGTATTTAACTTTCCAAAGGGTGCTGTTGTGAAGAGCAACAGGTCCTATAGTACAGTTGCAAACATCTGTAGATCCATTGCTCCAGGTGTAAGGAAACTATTTCGCATGTGATGGTAGTTCCATcgtctatttattaatacaTATATCAGCTATATCTCAAAGGGAAGTATATTGGCTTACCAGGGGTAGATAGTACCATCGTGATGGAAAAACTTGCCATTGTCTGCTGGAGTGAGCTTGTCTAttacaagaagaagctcatCGACACTCTCCTTGACAGAAGGAGCGGTGTCCCAGTGCTTGTGACTGAATGCAACACTgatctttttcatttcttctCTAGAAAAAGTTCCCATATCACTCAAAACAGGGCCCGGATTCAAGGCAATAATGGTGAATTTCTCCTCTTCAAGCTCAAAACTGAGTTCCTTAGTGGAATAATTGAGGGCCGCTTTGCTTTGGCCATATGCGGAGAAACTCATTTTGGGGGTGGCGGCAATGGATCCAGCATCAGATGAAATAAAGATGACTTGTCGGGTATCCTTCTTTTTAAGCAATGGATAAAACGCTTTAAACAGGAGAAGAGGTGCTAATGTATTGATTTTGTAATGTTCTAGCCAGTTCTTCTCCGGAAGATCTAGAACCGAATAGTGGGCATCGGAGATGGCAGCATTGGCAATAAAAACGTCAATTCCCTTTCCACCTGTAATAGATTCAACTTCTTTTGCAGCTTCCAGAGCAGAGCCATCGACATTGCCATCATAATTGACAGTGTGAATGTTGGGGTGCTCCTTAATCCATGCGTTCAGTTCCGTTGCTTTAGCAGCATTTCTTACGCTCGCTATAACTGTGAcatcttttctttggctcAATTCTTGGACAAATCCAAAACCAATTCCTCGATTACCGCCTGAAATAAAGTATACCTTGGACATAATTGCAAAAAGATAATTGATTTTCTGTAAATTCAGGAAATCTGACTCTATttataattgtacatgGATTATTTACTTTGCGTATGGGGTAATAGAAGATCCCATGCTAGATAAGGTAATATGTCCGGTAACCCCCACATCAACGCATATGCGGAGAAATAAGCGGAGTCTACCCCTTGTACGatgaaattaaaatataaatgaatgtttaatttaattaattaatattaatttaattattattaataattggtttaaataatatattttgtgGGTGTATTCTCGTCCATATAATGATATAAAAGCAGGGctgaccagcagcaccgaaTAATATAGATGACGCACTTTTACCTATATAGTTGTCAGATTCTATTCCTTGAAGTAATATATACTCAAGTTATAAATACTTGCTAGTCTTGGTGCTCTAGAAACAATTGGTCTACTTGTTCTAGTGACAGACCCTTGGTCTCACAGAAAGCTAGATAGGCAACAGGCAGAAATGTGAAGTTCAATGCTGC
This is a stretch of genomic DNA from Sugiyamaella lignohabitans strain CBS 10342 chromosome C, complete sequence. It encodes these proteins:
- the FBP26 gene encoding Fbp26p (Fructose-2,6-bisphosphatase, required for glucose metabolism; protein abundance increases in response to DNA replication stress; GO_component: GO:0005737 - cytoplasm [Evidence IDA] [PMID 14562095]; GO_function: GO:0003873 - 6-phosphofructo-2-kinase activity [Evidence IKR] [PMID 9032445]; GO_function: GO:0003873 - 6-phosphofructo-2-kinase activity [Evidence IKR] [PMID 9032446]; GO_function: GO:0005524 - ATP binding [Evidence IEA,IEA]; GO_function: GO:0003824 - catalytic activity [Evidence IEA]; GO_function: GO:0004331 - fructose-2,6-bisphosphate 2-phosphatase activity [Evidence IEA,IEA]; GO_function: GO:0004331 - fructose-2,6-bisphosphate 2-phosphatase activity [Evidence IMP] [PMID 1322693]; GO_function: GO:0016787 - hydrolase activity [Evidence IEA]; GO_function: GO:0000166 - nucleotide binding [Evidence IEA]; GO_process: GO:0016311 - dephosphorylation [Evidence IEA,IEA]; GO_process: GO:0006003 - fructose 2,6-bisphosphate metabolic process [Evidence IEA]; GO_process: GO:0006000 - fructose metabolic process [Evidence IEA]; GO_process: GO:0006006 - glucose metabolic process [Evidence IMP] [PMID 1322693]; GO_process: GO:0008152 - metabolic process [Evidence IEA]) — encoded protein: MEAAQPSALFFDAHNEEGARLRRQAAIRAIEDMLKWFSEEDGVVGILDATNSTKQRRQWIQDLLVKQGIEPMFVESWCDDQELIMHNIMDVKTCSPDYTGQDPDEAAKDFMERIKKYEEVYETINDESLTYAKIINVNSQVIINRIQSYVQSRIVYYLMNLHIKRRCIYLSRHGESEFNLTGQLGGDSNLSPRGDLYAHKLPQLVKEAVGDQPLTVWTSTLKRTQQTARFLPYRQMQWKALDELDAGVCDGMTYEEIKQEYPEDFEARDANKFEYRYRGGESYRDVVARLEPIIMELERQENIMIVTHQAVLRCIYAYFMNVPQDRSPWMDVPLHTLIRLEPRPYSTLETRVPANIPAVSTYREKGSTVLAAPTK
- the SRS2 gene encoding DNA helicase SRS2 — protein: MSEQDPGDASLAGGAIGYDLISGQALESKAWGIEEDLNDQQLRAVQLPVDANIQVIAGPGTGKTKTLVNRLLYILTEYNVPPEKVLVLTFTNRAIHIFRESLFKLAPAIAPQVEIHTFHSYCQSLISDHWEEVGLRPGWTVADDMDQEYILTEVIKETVGSHTTAREFRVLSNKLHTYKRSLLNKSAKRDSKLDEILTKYETRLAGCNMLDYDGILKLGYRLAEKYSKAPESDKNKYFSALLIDEFQDANLFQWDLTCLIAKGSASITIVGDPDQSIFSFQGASSNLLDIMKKQLSDVRTVVLTQNYRSSQEIVDAASAMIREDSHFLGDEQMPVGLFTGPKPIFKKSLDSTSETVWVANTIHHLTHKENVEPSSIAVLVRTNGRKDSVAAGLRQRGIEVAIYGPLSLLKSPYIRPLYSFLKFIQNFEQDIQLLYMLRNPNKILSPKQISEAQSFSRSRGLPLWEALQQNQLWLRQPTTRVNKSKKPHGPPDLDQFISVINKSADIIHSNVHDSESLVEGLQLVSQYLSWPTRYGDKAHVKQQELFDLITSIAPLLKDESTSLSSSLLAHTRLQDIAAKPGEVVVSTIHNAKGRLQHCLRRLGLRPRPRGSCFAGECWERRRNDSSAARGAAGSGAEPQPPEAPYRM